TCATATtcgaataaaaacaaaaattaacgaCAAAAACATAACCCGTAGACGAAACTTCAATTTGCACATAAACACAATtgaagttataataaaatatcagatTACACTAAATTTGCCGCTAGTCAAATGtatgtagattttatataaatttgattatctACATAGAGatcgaaataatattctatattagaTAACAATAACTACGATGTGTactttcatatttcttttttcctcccaTTATTATCCCTCCCCTTCTACCTTCTCTCTCTACCTCTCATAATTATAAGATCTAAAAGAATCATCAAGATTTTATTCTGTACATTTATATCTGTAACATTTATGTCTTATACTTCTGTATGTCTATTCTATGACTTCCTAACGACAATATATTAACCACTGGTATCTTTGTTTTATGCAGTTTTATAACcgtatgttatatttatataacgacACGTTGGCATGACGGATGTTGATAAAATACGGCtacattaagaaattatagaaTAGGCACAAGTTGGACTACGTCATAATTTTGGAGTTAATtagcaaagaataaaattgtgttGTTCTCAACATATTTATCATAGTTCTACAATCACGGTTTTCTTCGTTACTGCAAATGCGATTGAAATCTTGTTCATTCTTTGTTCAATAATCATAACTGATATACATATGATTAAAAGTATGAAGTATCGGAGTGAGAAGCGATACACTGGATAACAGTCTTTGATTTATTCAGTATCGCTTTacatcaataaattataatattaaaaataaaatcatgacTATATATCcaacaaatacaaatataattgctatgtaacatatacataaatataatggtTTACATCTATGTTATATAGTAATTACATTCGTGGTTTGTTgggtatatgtatatgtataatataaattataaatcggTAAGTAGTTCTTAAAGAATGTACACGAAGCTAATCCTAATCCGTCCTCCGCCCGTAACAATATTATGCCTACTAACACCGTTAGCTCGGTCTTTGTGATTGATGCTGGGTCTGTGATTTATTACGATGCTCATAATTCACGAGCCTTTGCCCCACGAGATACTTGTCATTCTTAATATGCTCGTACAGCTTCTTGAACTGACGTACCTGAAAGCAGATTACTGCGCCGACCAGATTTactaaaagaagaaaaggataTAGACGTCTGGCGATGAGAATCTGGGTCTGCAGATTAGTCACAAAAAGTGGAACTATTCCGTAGGCCACGGCGTAAGGAACCGCGAGAGCGAGGCCGAAGCAACATATTACAGGGGCCGCTAATTCCTTGATGACAAATTTCAAATCCATTTCCCTTATCCCTTCATTGTACGCTCGTTCGATAGCAAGACGTATTCGCCAATCCGGTCCCATCATCGTTACGGCGGTGGCTATTTTCGTATATAATACGCCCAAGGCCCAATCTTGCCAGATAAATAAGATGGGATTTTGTTCTAATGGGACACGCAATGGAACCACCACAACTAATTCAAGAAGAAGACCGAATAGGAGCGGTATAACTCCGACAAGTAGCACGAACGCCACTGAGGCCTTCACGGCCAAGATTGCCCAGTGTTTGATCCGATCTACGATGGCCCTTCGGCCGCGGGGCAGCCAGGAAAATGCCAATGCTAAGCCTCGAGCCGCGGCCCAACATACGTATGTCCCGCAGGCTATCGTGTATACCTCGTGTACTCTTCCGGATAAAGAACCAACAGTTTCGCCACCATCTacaataaaagcaaaaaattatagttaaaaattataaaaaatgaaaattttataagattctttcaaaaatttgcgtgaaaaatttttataaagataactTTAGAAAATGAGTAACATGGATGACTCACCGGAACCAGTTAATGTAGGCGCTAATACAGGCGGAGACGGAGCAGGCGCCCCTACCATCCACAATGCCATCACTCTGCGTCCAAGCCATACGGGCAGCGTCATAGCGATTAAACTAGCAATCACGAGGGACACGCAAACGCAGAATAGTAGCCCGATTAATCTTGCAGGAAACCATCGTGGTCTGACATATGGTTGAAATCCTGTGGGTCCCTCTCTCTGCAGCAACGCTTGATGCGCGGCACCCAAGTCCGGATGTTGCGGCTCCTCGATCACCGCTGGTCCCGGATCATCCGCCTGATCCCGCAGAAGATACGATTGCAGATCCAGCATCCACGCTACCACGCGGCACCATGCTCTTACTAGGGCTTTCAAccatgtgcgtgtgtgcgacTGTTCTAACAACGCGGGAAGGATCACTTGCAACAGAAGTAGCTCCAATGAGAGTTCACTGACCtaaacatttagaaaatagGACTTGTGTAATCGTTGCGATAGGTAAGGAAAgaataaggaaaaaataaattatgtatttttcttacCTGAGCTTCGCTTTGTACAGTCACAGTGTAGGGTAAAAATCCTGGCCAAGCCCATCTCAAGATCTTCACGGGCAACCACAGCATCAGTAAAATTGCCGTACCGAATATGATTGCGGACGCGACTAGTCGTCGTACGTGTCGCAATATGGGAAGATGTATCATTTCTTGTATAGGAGAGAAATCGGGATCGTTCAAATTTCGCAGAAACCAGAGAACGCCGGGCCGCAGAACCTCGCGTAAGAGAAGAATAAACGACgcgaaataatatatgtaaaccATCCCCACTAGCCAATGAATAAACATGGACGTGCCGGGAGCGAGTCTAAATGAGGATTCTCTATCTCGGAGCGTAGCGTCGAACATCGCCAGCGAGCAGATGTCCAACCACCAACCACAAACTAATGGAAGTACGCCGATCTCTACGACCGAGAGCAAAGAGACTTTGACGATAACGTAACAGAGTCCTAAGATACGTTGGGAGCGTTGAAAGCCTAATACTGCGGCGAGAGTGTGGAGGACCACCAGACAAACTCCAATAACGCAGTATCCGCACAACGTAGTCACCAGACCTTCAAAATGCGACGCAGCCGCGTGTTCCTGCAGACCCAATCCCGCTATCGTAAAATGACCGATATGATAAGGACAGAAAGCAAATACCTAAAAAAGATAATGACTCttattaattagatatttaatattgcgatataattataaataattatgaatcaAATACTGCcagtattaaatttctttaaggaGGTAcaaaaggttaaaaaaaaaaactaaaaaattacatatttatcaatCAACTTAATCACGCGTAAATTTACCATGATAAATAAGGTGTTTAGGGACACAACCCAGAAGACATGTTCAAGAAAGACAAGAGATCCATCCAATCCTAAGAGACGTTCCCAAGTTAATTCCTCCGCTTGTCTATCCCATTCCATAGGATTCCAATTGGCCTCCTCGGCCTCACCTTGTCCTACCAGGTGTGCCTGCACTGCCGCGTGTCTCGCCCAACGCTCGCCACCCGCAGCATTCGCCTGACCACCATCTACGCCGAGTTCGTCCCTGATTGGAAGGGGTGGTGCGGCAGGAGCTGGTGCTTGTATATCGCCCATTAGATCCTCAGGTTCGCCAATTCGTGGATTATTGGCTAAATTTTCTGCTTCTCGGTATATGGGACGTTGATCtacaaattgatttaaattggaaaaaacttaatttatttaactaataaatacaattaaatctaTCGAGTTTGTGCAACTTTATcgattttaaaatgaaaagtcTAGCTTATCTTATTAGATTACCTTCATTATGTAATTCTCCTTCTTGTGGGATAGGCGGATCAATGAAAGGAggaatattattgttatccTGAACTTCTTGCGGCATAGCGCGCTGTTCCTGAGGTTGATGTGGTCGTTGTGCGTTTGCTTGTGGTGGATTGTCGACTGGTGGTAACTGTACATCTCTCTCAAGCCAGTCGGGACCGCCCGCGTGTAAAATCTGCTCGCGTAGCCACACCAGGCCGATGAACGCGAACAAAGTGCAAGTAACTACAAAGCAACCGTGAAACACGTCCGATGATATATTCTCGGTAGAAAGCATATCCATTGGTAAAGACATTATctgtaatacataaaaatcaataagtataaatttgtcaagtatcaaattttttaatgttaatatggCCTATTCTTTTCAACTAAACTCTTTACACTGTtcatcatttctttttttttcgctgttaaagaaaaaaaagaggaaaaatgaATTGTGCAAATTAAGCCTGAAAAGACCCATTAAAGTCAAGGTGCATATTTTTTTCGCTTACCCGAACTAAATCAAGCGGCCCGCTGAAGAGAGCTCTGTACGTGCGACACGCGGTTAGAGGGACGATTCCTAGCCAAGCGATCGCCACCAGTGTGTAATGCAGCCAGTATTTCACGGCGGTGACGATGCTTGAGAACAAACCGCCAACAACGTCCCTTAGCGGTAAACGCCGTGGCATGTCCGGACTGTATATAGGCGTGAACGAGAAGCGGTAACCGCAGAGCTCGCAATACTCCTTGCGCGAGTAGCGCATCCACTGTACCAGACATTCCTGATGTATCCATTTGATGCTGCCCGTGCATATACAGGGATGAAACAGGGGTCTGTCGGCCAGGCCCTCTGACCGACAGACCCTGCAAATGTCCGCACCCAACATGTCCTCCGTCATGTTTGGTACTTTAAAAGGAGCCACGTATTACGAGCGAGGGAAGTCAGAAGTGAGCTTCTATcactaaaaacaaaaaattcctATGACTTCccaattaacaaatttaatttatttaaaggagtTCTTTTAATTCATTGATTAATCAATTGTATTACGCGTAAATGTAACTTTGATCTGTAAAAGTTACATCTGCACATAACatgattgataaattaaaaactataaattttatcttgcaatattttatataaagtgttATTAGTACATGTCGCTAATTTGTAAGATATTGACAGAAGCATTTCTTCTATTCtttgtagaaatttaatattggctaattaattatttactgttaatattttaatacaaatttttataaagcactTGTTGCAAcaaaaattcaagaatttaggtggaatattaattaatatctcgcaGTCTTACATTATATTAGATTTGATATGTTTTGTAATAAACTGTCACATAGTTTTTTAATCATAGAAATTATCTAATcttaaaacacataaaaattccatgtacaatttttatggaaattccttgaaatttaaaagataattacactatattttttcctaacatGAAGTATAAACATtcattatagaaattttaaagtattatgtccaagaattttaaaagatattttgaataactttaaatgaataaaaaggTCGAAATTGAGAAAGTCGTGATAATACTTAGAAGTTTCTCTCATTTTTCATCGTGGTTTCTTAAGGATTAACATAAACagcaaacttatttttatgagatctttaaattcatcaaataataaaaactcttGGATTTATATCAGATCTAATAATTACGTAAGACCGAAGCATTTAATCTCCTGTTCAcgagaaataatttgaacTGCGGAAGATCAACGGCGCGGACGACGATGACGAGGCTCGTATCGTGCACgcatgtaaaaaagaaaggaaaacaaAACCGCCGAGTCCGCGAAATGAGAATCTACGTGTTTTTGCGTGAATTTTAGGCCACGTCACTGTTCGACACAATCAGACACAATCGCGTATTATTTACATGCAATATGCAAATAACGCACGAGGCCGAAATGATACGTTCAATGACACGCAGTGACACAACACATCGGTTCAATGTTATTACACGACACGTCAGGTTTTCTATATCCCGTTTTCCTGGGGAAACCGGACGCGTACCATCGACGATCGCGGTCCGCGTGGATATCCGAAGCAGTAACCCTCTGCCTCCCGCGGATTGTCACATTCGATGGAAATTCAGGAAACACGAACAGCCGTGACAAAACAAGGAAccaatgtgtacgtgtatacGTTGCGTTTGTACGTGGCGTTTCGATGCCTCGCGCGAACGATTCCCGGATTTCTCATCGgcgcgacgacgatgacgtaATGCAACGCGATACTCGTCACCCGATACCCACGTGCGTGTAACCTGAGAAAAATCCACATCGGATCcaaaattattgtgtaaaatatcGTCCGTCGTCTTCAGCCCTTTCTACGTTCTGTCTCGTAGTCTAGTGATTTCACACTTTCCGAAACCCGTCCCACACAAAATGCGCGAAATCCCTAGATTCTAAAGTTCGTATCACACTATTGCGTATTGCAAATTGGATTCGGATGACGAATAGCGAATAGTTGTCCAGCcaaccattttttaattttatttgattgatCGTAGCTCGTCATCGGTAGAGATACtaaggctggtattcatagtcaaatcttatttcaagattgtctcaagcaatgtcttaagatgctaatacggctctgggATTGGCTGAAGGCAttttaagacagtacttaagatgatcttaaatataagacccgactatgaataccggcctataaCAGAGATTAGTCAATGTGCCGTCTTGGGGTAAAACCGGATATCGGATATGACGTTTTCGATGGCggtttattttgattgtaaatgcaagaatacaatatatatatttttttatttgtagttattgatatttaatcatcgtgaacaaaataaatattaaaacacaatatatttaaaaaaaaggtttacgcatattttattaattttcccaTGTAagattaagtaatataaattgattattaagaaattatatattattatatataaatacatattatgtttatatacacattatgtattataaatataatttaagcatTGTATTTAGactcgtagaaaaatatgtgcaaccTCAGATTTCtctctgattttatattctatttggaCACGTAGACACTCTGTTTTTTTTTGACAGGTTAGGTCGGCTAGGCTTTCTCTGTCAGTTATATctacctttctctctcatacttcCGGTTATACCCCAAGCGACGGGAGCAAATCAGAAATCGTTAACGCATTGGCGAATCACTGTTATATCTCTAGTCATAGGAATCCAATCCGCATTTGAGGTGCGAAGTAGGAGATTGAAAATTGCGaatcaaaagttaaaaaaaaaaaattaaacattagtatttaataaattaaataatttaaattttaatttatttcgtatGTATCcggttgaaatttaatttccaattCTTAATATACCGTTGAGGGCAGAGAGAAGACtgatggtttgttcgcgtcgccatgccccgggtaatataattgtttaaaaaatgttctaattaattaccacaccggaactttttagaaaactattgtacgcgtccagaaatatatgagaactgcgttaaaataaatagaactgtcaatattcgattagcatttcacgtctagacctaaaattcaagttttccgggcaatataaatgtttaaaaaatgttttaattaattatatcaactgaactctataaaaaattattatacgcgtccggaactatatgagaattacgttaaaataaatagatctgtcgatattcgattagtaCTTCACGTTTAGTCTtcgaaattcaagttttttatgcaaaataattgtttaaaaaatgttttaattaattatatcaccgtaacattttaaaaaactattgtacgcgtccggaactatataagaaatgcgttaaaataaatataactgtcgatattcgattagcatttaaCGTCTAGCcctaaaattcaagttttccgggcaatataattgtttaaaaaatgttttaattgattatatcaCGTGAActgtatagaaaaatattgtacgcgtccaaaactatatgagaattacgttaaaacaaatagatctgtcgatattcgattagcacttgacgtgtaaccttaaaaattcaagtttttcgggcaaaataattgtttaaaaaaagttctaattaattatatcactcgaactttatagaaacatattgtatgcgtcccgaactatatgaaaattacggttaaataaataaatctgtcgatattcgattagcacttgacgtgtagctttaaaaattcaagtttttcaggcataataattgtttaaaaaaagttctaattaattatatcacctgaactttatagaaacatattgtacgcgtcccgaactatataagaattacgttcaaataaatagatcggtcgatattcgattagcacgttacgtccagccttaaaaattcaagtttttcgggcaaaatagttgtttaaaaaatgttttaattaattatatcacccgaattttataaaaacatattgtacgcgtcccgaactatatgagaattacgttaaaataaatagatctgttgatattcgattaacacttgacgtgtaaccttaaaaattcaagttttttgggcaaaataattgttaaaaaaatgtttttattaattatattaactgaactctatagaaacatattgtacgcgttccgaactatatgagaattacgttcaaataaatagatctgtcgatattcgattagcacttgacgtgtagttttaaaaattcaagttttttggggaaaataattgtttaaaaaatgttttaattaattatatcacccgaactttataaaaacatattgtacgcgtcccgaactatatgaaaattacgttaaaataaatagatctgtcgatattcgattagcacttgacgtgtagtcttagaaattcaagtttttcgggcaaaataattgtttaaaaaaggttctaattaattatatcacctgaactttatagaaacatattgtacgcgtccagaactatatgagaattacgttcaaataaatagatctgtcgatattcgattaacacttgacgtgtagccttagaaattcaagtttttcgggcaaaataattgtttaaaaaaggttctaattaattatatcacctgaactttatagaaacatattgtacgcgtccagaactatatgagaattacgttcaaataaatagatctgtcgatattcaattagcacttgacgtgtagcttttaaaaattcaagtttttcgggcataataattgtttaaaataagttctaattaattatatcacctgaactttatagaaacatattgtacgcgtcccgaactatataagaattacgttcaaataaatagatcggtcgatattcaattagcactttacgtccagccttaaaaattcaagtttttcgagcaaaataattgtttaaaaaatgttttaattaattatatcacccaaactttataaaaacatattgtacgcgtcccgaattatatgagaattacgttaaaataaatagatctgttgatattcgattagcacttgacgtgtagccttaaaaattcaagtttttcgggcaaaataattgtttaaaaaatgtttttattaattatatttactgaactctatagaaacatatggTACGCgttccgaactatatgagaattacgttcaaataaataaatctgtcgatattcgattagcacttgacgtgtagccttaaaaattcaagtttttcgggcaaaataattgtttaaaaaatgttttaattaattatatcacccgaactttataaaaacatattgtacgcgtcccgaactatatgaaaattacgttaaaataaatggatctgtcgatattcgattagcacttgacgtgtagccttagaaattcaagtttttcgggcaaaataattgtttaaaaaaggttctaattaattatatcacttgaactttatagaaacatattgtacgcgtccagaactatatgagaattacgttcaaataaatagatctgtcgatattcgattagcacttgacgtgtagctttagaaattcaagtttttcaagcgtaataattgtttaaataatgttttaattaattatatcacctgaactctttagaaaactattgtacgcgtccggaactatataaaaactgcgttaaaataaataaatctgttgatattcgattagcactttacgtccagccctaaaaattcaagttttttgggcaaaataattgtttaaaaaacgttttaattaattataacaccgtaactctttaaaaaaccattgtacgagtccagaactatatgaaaactgcgttgaCATAGATAGAaatgtcgatattcaatttgcatttcacgtctagcccaaaaattcaagtttttcctgtataataattgtttaaaaaatgttttaattaattatatcacctgaactttatagaaacatattgtacgcgtcccgaactatatgagaattacgttaaaataaatagatctgtcgatattcgattagcacttgacgtgtagccttacaaattcaagtttttcgggcaaaataattgtttaaaaaggttctaattaattatatcacctaaactttatagaaacatattgtacgcgtcccgaactatatgaaaattacgtttaaataaatagatctgtcgatattcgattagcacttgacgtgtagccttagaaattcaagttttccgggcaaaataattgtttaaaaaaggttctaattaattatatcacctgaactttatagaaacatattgtacgcgtccagaaccatatgagaattacgttcaaataaatagatctgtcgatattcgattagcacttgacgtgtagctttagaaattcaagtttttcaagcataataattgtttaaataatgttttaattaattatatcacctgaactctttagaaaactattgtacgcgtccggaactatatgaaaactgcgttaaaataaataaatctgttgatattcgattagcactttacgtccagccctaaaaattcaagttttttgggcaaaataattgtttaaaaaacgttttaattaattataacaccgtaactctttaaaaaaccattgtacgagtccagaactatatgaaaactgcgttgaCATAGATAGAaatgtcgatattcaatttgcatttcacgtctagcccaaaaattcaagtttttcctgtataataattgtttaaaaaatgttttaattaattatatcacctgaactttatagaaacatattgtacgcgtcccgaactatatgagaattacgttaaaataaatagatctgtcgatattcgattagcacttgacgtgtagccttacaaattcaagtttttcgggcaaaataattgtttaaaaaggttctaattaattatatcacctaaactttatagaaacatattgtacgcgtcccgaactatatgaaaattacgtttaaataaatagatctgtcgatattcgattagcacttgacgtgtagccttagaaattcaagttttccgggcaaaataattgtttaaaaaaggttctaattaattatatcacctgaactttatagaaacatattgtacgcgtccagaaccatatgagaattacgttcaaataaatagatctgtcgatattcgattagcacttgacgtgtagctttagaaattcaagtttttcaagcataataattgtttaaataatgttttaattaattatatcacctgaactctttagaaaactattgtacgcgtccggaactatatgaaaactgcgttaaaataaataaatctgttgatattcgattagcactttacgtccagccctaaaaattcaagttttttgggcaaaataattgtttaaaaaacg
This DNA window, taken from Monomorium pharaonis isolate MP-MQ-018 chromosome 6, ASM1337386v2, whole genome shotgun sequence, encodes the following:
- the LOC105835198 gene encoding E3 ubiquitin-protein ligase MARCHF6 gives rise to the protein MTEDMLGADICRVCRSEGLADRPLFHPCICTGSIKWIHQECLVQWMRYSRKEYCELCGYRFSFTPIYSPDMPRRLPLRDVVGGLFSSIVTAVKYWLHYTLVAIAWLGIVPLTACRTYRALFSGPLDLVRIMSLPMDMLSTENISSDVFHGCFVVTCTLFAFIGLVWLREQILHAGGPDWLERDVQLPPVDNPPQANAQRPHQPQEQRAMPQEVQDNNNIPPFIDPPIPQEGELHNEDQRPIYREAENLANNPRIGEPEDLMGDIQAPAPAAPPLPIRDELGVDGGQANAAGGERWARHAAVQAHLVGQGEAEEANWNPMEWDRQAEELTWERLLGLDGSLVFLEHVFWVVSLNTLFIMVFAFCPYHIGHFTIAGLGLQEHAAASHFEGLVTTLCGYCVIGVCLVVLHTLAAVLGFQRSQRILGLCYVIVKVSLLSVVEIGVLPLVCGWWLDICSLAMFDATLRDRESSFRLAPGTSMFIHWLVGMVYIYYFASFILLLREVLRPGVLWFLRNLNDPDFSPIQEMIHLPILRHVRRLVASAIIFGTAILLMLWLPVKILRWAWPGFLPYTVTVQSEAQVSELSLELLLLQVILPALLEQSHTRTWLKALVRAWCRVVAWMLDLQSYLLRDQADDPGPAVIEEPQHPDLGAAHQALLQREGPTGFQPYVRPRWFPARLIGLLFCVCVSLVIASLIAMTLPVWLGRRVMALWMVGAPAPSPPVLAPTLTGSDGGETVGSLSGRVHEVYTIACGTYVCWAAARGLALAFSWLPRGRRAIVDRIKHWAILAVKASVAFVLLVGVIPLLFGLLLELVVVVPLRVPLEQNPILFIWQDWALGVLYTKIATAVTMMGPDWRIRLAIERAYNEGIREMDLKFVIKELAAPVICCFGLALAVPYAVAYGIVPLFVTNLQTQILIARRLYPFLLLVNLVGAVICFQVRQFKKLYEHIKNDKYLVGQRLVNYEHRNKSQTQHQSQRPS